The following proteins come from a genomic window of Pirellulales bacterium:
- a CDS encoding sugar transferase, whose protein sequence is MIGGKMIKRTFDIIVSTIGLLLAVPLLAYMALRIKFDSRGPVLYRGERVGKHGRTFRIYKFRTMVVDAERLGASSTAADDPRITRCGAWLRQYKLDELPQLINVLLGDMSLVGPRPQVGWAVAQYTAEERKLLNVRPGITDEASIAFRHEAEILRGSSDPDKTYLELIAPEKIRLGLHYVEHHNLWNDIWILAKTIVCMFAEPESLSSTTSRPLPEPTHG, encoded by the coding sequence GTGATCGGTGGGAAGATGATCAAGCGGACTTTTGACATTATCGTTTCAACCATTGGACTACTGCTGGCAGTGCCGCTGTTGGCGTACATGGCCCTGCGCATCAAGTTCGATTCGCGCGGTCCGGTGTTATACCGCGGCGAGCGAGTGGGCAAGCACGGCAGAACATTTCGCATTTACAAATTTCGCACGATGGTTGTCGATGCAGAGCGGTTAGGAGCTTCGTCCACGGCCGCTGATGATCCCCGCATCACGCGCTGTGGCGCCTGGTTGCGACAGTACAAATTGGACGAATTGCCCCAGCTCATCAATGTGCTATTGGGCGACATGAGTCTGGTCGGACCGCGGCCGCAAGTGGGTTGGGCCGTGGCGCAATATACGGCGGAAGAGCGCAAACTGCTGAACGTGCGGCCTGGAATTACAGACGAAGCTTCGATCGCATTCCGCCACGAGGCGGAAATACTGCGTGGCAGTTCTGATCCGGACAAAACGTACTTGGAGTTAATTGCTCCCGAGAAAATCCGGCTGGGATTGCACTATGTAGAGCATCACAACTTGTGGAACGACATTTGGATTCTGGCCAAAACCATCGTGTGCATGTTCGCCGAGCCGGAAAGCCTTTCATCCACAACATCACGCCCACTGCCCGAGCCAACTCATGGATAA
- a CDS encoding glycosyltransferase family 4 protein codes for MRIWLVTIGEPLPTDGSAERLLRTGMLADILARRGHEVVWWTSTFDHARKRQRFERDTTVSVAGNYALRLIHTRPYPRNICLERWFSHQTVAKRFAALAAAEPKPDLILSSLPTVELCRAALDYAWPRGVPVALDIRDLWPDIFVDLAPRWLHGATKFALAPMFARLRNVCRRAQAILGTTNEYIDYVLAKVGRTARSWDRAFPLGYRRGRNSEAAIEAADSFWNRQGVARSAPEFICCYFGNMGRHCTLETVLLAAQAIERRGFRMRFVLCGMGDKLPRYRALAQGCGSVVFPGWIDAAQIEALMARCSVGLAPYVSNTNFQNNIPNKPIEYLSAGLPIVSSLQGVLERLITQHDCGATYDAGNVEQLTTLLLNLVQNPGHVRRMSDNARRLYQEKFDAQKVYGQMADHLERLTSVRNVSRELHPRKVQTLSPAFQTCSHTIR; via the coding sequence ATGCGAATTTGGTTGGTGACGATCGGTGAACCATTGCCTACCGACGGCAGTGCCGAGCGATTGCTGCGCACCGGCATGCTGGCGGATATTTTGGCACGGCGTGGGCATGAAGTGGTGTGGTGGACCTCGACGTTCGATCACGCGCGCAAGCGGCAACGGTTCGAACGAGATACCACTGTGTCGGTAGCGGGCAATTACGCGTTACGGCTGATCCACACCCGGCCGTATCCACGGAACATTTGTCTAGAGCGGTGGTTCAGCCATCAAACCGTCGCCAAGCGGTTTGCAGCGTTGGCGGCCGCTGAACCGAAGCCCGATTTAATTTTGAGTTCGCTGCCGACGGTGGAACTCTGCCGTGCGGCGCTGGATTATGCGTGGCCGCGCGGTGTTCCGGTGGCCCTTGATATTCGCGATTTGTGGCCAGACATTTTTGTCGATTTGGCGCCTCGTTGGCTGCACGGGGCGACAAAGTTCGCTTTGGCGCCGATGTTTGCCCGGCTTCGAAATGTTTGCCGTCGCGCACAAGCGATCTTGGGCACGACGAACGAATATATCGATTATGTGTTAGCAAAGGTCGGCCGCACTGCTAGGTCGTGGGATCGAGCGTTTCCGTTGGGTTATCGGCGGGGCCGCAACTCGGAGGCGGCGATCGAGGCCGCCGATTCATTTTGGAATCGGCAGGGGGTCGCTCGTTCAGCCCCCGAATTCATTTGCTGCTATTTCGGCAACATGGGCCGGCATTGCACGTTGGAGACTGTCTTGCTGGCTGCCCAGGCCATCGAGCGGCGTGGTTTTCGAATGCGATTTGTTTTGTGCGGCATGGGGGACAAGCTGCCGCGCTATCGCGCACTGGCGCAAGGCTGCGGCTCGGTCGTGTTTCCGGGTTGGATTGATGCGGCGCAAATTGAAGCGTTGATGGCGCGCTGTTCCGTCGGTTTGGCCCCGTATGTTTCCAACACCAACTTTCAGAACAACATTCCGAATAAACCGATCGAGTATTTGTCGGCCGGCTTGCCGATTGTTTCCAGCTTGCAAGGCGTTTTGGAACGGTTGATTACACAGCACGATTGCGGTGCAACGTATGACGCCGGCAATGTGGAACAACTGACAACCCTGCTGTTGAATTTAGTACAAAACCCAGGCCATGTGCGGCGGATGTCGGACAACGCTCGACGGTTGTATCAGGAAAAGTTCGACGCCCAGAAAGTGTACGGACAAATGGCCGACCATTTGGAACGGTTGACATCGGTTCGAAATGTTTCCAGGGAATTGCATCCGCGAAAAGTGCAGACCCTCAGTCCAGCTTTTCAGACCTGCAGCCACACTATCCGTTGA